CTTAACAATTGCAATAGCTCCTTCCCAAGCAAAAGTGATATTGACTATCAAATCATCTGGTTCAACTAGGTATAATGTAGTGATTGCAATATCCTCAGGTTTGAAATCATTGTTTTGAAATGTTCCTTTACAATGACTTCTAATACCCAATTTCGTAAAAGGTTCAAATGGTTTTTCTACAGGTCTCGGATTGTAGCCTAAAAAGTAATCAAACCGATTTGTTTCCCATTCCCCAACAAAACCAGGCAAGCGTTTTTCACCACTTAACAGCTGTTGCATCAGGGCTTTTTTAAGCTGTTGCTTTGCTTTTATAAGGGTATCTAGTTTTGTGATGGCGGTGTCCCAAGTACTGAGACAGTTGGCGATGGCTTTTTGTTCTGGAAGTGGTGGGACTGGCAAAGTTACATTTCGAAAATCATTAGTTCCTAACTCCAAAAAAGTACTTCCTGACGATAACCTTATCAGTCTTTGCTTAGAATTGAGAATTACGTAATAAAGAAAATTAGTATCATTAAACTGATCAACAATAAGATTTTTAAATCCCTGATTTGTACATGCTTCACTAGATGCAATTGCTAATTCACCAATTGTAGCCCTTGTACACACCATAATGGTGCCTTTTGGGAATAATGTCGCGGAAGAGTTTTCTAAACCTAATTTTGAAATCTGTCTTTTAGAAAGATTTGCATATTTTCCAAAATTTGAAATATCCGTTGGAGTATACCAAGTAAAATCATCTTTCCAATAATTCCCAACTGAGGTAGATGGTGTACCACCAGTAACTACTTTTCCTAATTGAACTACTTTTTTTATGTTCCAATCCTCAGGAATCCAACCTAGTTTTGTTATTTTAAAGCCTTCTATCTTTTCTACAATTATTTCTTTCATAATTTTCTACTCGTGGTTTGTCGCTACGATAGCTGGTGGCGTAGCACTTGGCGCGATAAGAACTGGCCACCAAAATGGTGTGTTTTTCCATCCTTTTTCTTTATCGCCATTTTGTTCTAATAATATTAAGGCACAGGTATCGTTGGCAAGTTGTCGTGCTAATGGTGTGTCTTTATTACCATCATCTGGGTTATCAGTATAAGCACCACTGGCTTTTATGCGACTTATATTGCGGTCGTGTTTGATCAATACTTTAACTTTTTCTCTATTTTCAGCCTGATTTGCCCTATGAGAAAAACGTTTCATCATTGCTACATAGGTAGTAACGTCCCAGTTGTATCCTTCTTCAAAATCTAGCGTATGAATTATAAGTGATAAAATTTCCTTTGCCAGACCATAGCTTATAGTCGCAGTTCCTCTATCATCTAATGGTATCGCATCTATTAAATTATTTAAATTTTTACGTACCGCCTTAAGAGTTTGTATCGGGCCTGTAGTAAAACCTATTGGTAAAAAACGTTTGCCCGGTCGAATGACCTCTATGTCAGAGATTAATATTTTATTAGGTGCACAAGGTCTTATTTCATTTTGTGGATCTCTTTCTACAAAAGCAACACCGTCGTGATGCTCACCTCTTACATATGCCTCTCTAGTAACTGCATCTAAATGATGCATCCGAGCCATAGCCCTATGTATGCGATTTGTGGTATAAAGCCTGGTCACAGACACATCATCTTTTGCTCGTGCTCCATACATACGACTGTGCTGTAGAACAGTATCTTGTTGAAATATTCTTGGATTACGACCATAGAAAAAGCCTAATAAATTTGCAATAGTGATACCTCTATCTAAGGTGTAACCACCCACAAAAATGTTATAGGGATTATCTAATCTTAACTGACCATCAGAACCCAAAATACTCATAATATCATTATCACTATTCACTTTTACAATACCATAATATTCTTTGGTCAAATAGTCTTTTACAAAGTCATAAACTTCTTGATAACTAGGTACCTTTTCACGAGTTAATCTTGCAGAAACTTTAATAGCTTCATAATTTGATTTTATAATTTCGTCAAAATATAGGCTATCCTTTTTTGCTTCATTTTGTAATTGGCTTAAAAACTCTGTGATAAGTGTCATTTGCCAATCGTGCCTCGCTTTCGATATTTCTGTATGAAACAAGAAACTAGACTTATAGACTTTACCTAATTCTATATTCCTTATTGCACCAGCTACAAAGTAACTCGTTACTGCATTCCTTAAAGTAGCTAATCTTGGAGTGTACAAAACGTTTCTTAAAATCGTAGCGTGACTTCTACTTAAAGCCTCTAGCTCATCTATAGTAACAGGAGCGTGTATAAAGTTAGCCGGATTGCCTTCTAACTCACTATCTTCAAAATATACCTTACCACCTACATACTTATCGTGTATAGGAACTAATGAGGTAAATTTAGGTCTCATAGGCGCATATGTCTCTCCATTGAGGTGTATAACCTCTGGTTGCAAATACAGATTATAAGGAGTTGCAGTAACTTGTAGGAAGTCATATTGTTTATCAAAAAGCTGTCTTATATCACTTATTTTGACTGCAAGCGTGTTCATAGAAACTCCATCATCTGCATTTTTATCTCTTTTAAAGCCATTTGATGCAAAGTCTGCTTCATCGTCTATAAAAAGAGTTTTTTTATTTTTAAAGGCACTATATTCTTCAAATAAGTTTTGCAACCTGTCCAAATTATTAGTTTCCTTTTTAACGACAATAATGAGCTTTTGATTAAGTAACCATGGTGTAAGAGTAGGCATATTTAAAATATCATAGACCTTTACTTCATCCGCTAGTAACTGTTCTTCAAATTCACTTTCTAATCTTCTTATTGTTTGATTTGCTAGTGCACGAGTTCCTTTGGTAAGAATAATAGTCATGTCATAGCCTTGATCAAATGCTAGCGCCATTATACCTATAAAACACCTGGTTTTACCACTTTGTATATTACCTAAAAGTAAAGCTGGATGCCTAACGTCAGTTTCCATCTTTTGCAACTTGTCTACTGTGTCTATGATACAACTTTCTAATGCTGGGTCGTAGCCTTTGGTCTTTTTAAATTTTGGAAATATCATAGCTTATAAATTTAATTCTTTTAAATACTCTTGCATTTTTGCCTGTATACCTTTCAGCCCTTCTTCTAACTGCTGGATCTCTGTCTGTACCTGTGTAATATCTACTTCAGCATCTTCTTCAAATGTATCTACATAACGCGGTATGTTGAGGTTGTACTCGTTCTCTTCCAGCTCTTCCCGTGTAGCAACATAACTGTATTTATCTTCTACTACGCCTGTAGTGATTTTGCTTTCGCGAAAGCGTACATAACTATCTACTATATGATCTAAATGAGCTGTAGATAGTACATTTTGATTCTTGCCACTGTCATATTCTTCACTGGCATCTATAAATAGCGTTTCTGTAAGGTCTCCTTTACCTTTATTAAATATGAGAACCGCTGCTGGAATACCTGTACCAAAAAACAGATTTGCAGGTAAACCTATAACGGCATCTAGCAAGTTATCTTCTATGACTCTGCGACGTATGCGACCTTCGGCACCGCCGCGAAAAAGCACACCATGAGGCACGACAACGCCTATCTTACCAGTATCTTCATAAGCACTTTCTATCATATGCAATATAAATGCCCAGTCGCCTTTACTCTTAGGCGGTACCCCACGAGAGAAACGGTTGTATTTATCAGTCTCAGCATTTTCTTGTCCCCATTTATCTAGGGAAAAAGGAGGATTTGCCACTACGGTATCAAATTTCATTAAGTGATCACCTTCGGTATGTTTAGGAGTACGTAACGTATCACCCCAACGTATAGAGGCATTATCAAAACCATGCAAAAACATATTCATTACTGCAAGTGCCCACGTACTGCCATTTGCTTCCTGACCGTATAAAGAGAAGTCGCCAGAATCTACTTGTTTCCCTGCTTTAATCAATAAAGAGGCACTTCCACATGTAGGATCGTATATACGCGCTCCAGACTTAGACTTGGTGAGTCTAGCTAGTAGAATAGATACTTCTTTAGGCGTGTAAAATTCTCCCGCTTTTTTACCAGCGTCACTGGCAAAGTTACTGATCAAGTATTCATAAGTATCCCCTAGAACATCTTGACCTTCTAAAGCAGATGGTCTAAGGTTTAGTTTATTAAAGTCAGTAAGCAGGTTTTTAAGTCTTGCGTTCTTATCCTTTTTCTCACCAAGATTACTGCTATTAAAACTGATGTTTCTAAAGATACCTGCACCATCGCTACTAGTTAGTTTTTCACGGTTTGCTTCTTCCAGATCTTTAAGAGCAATATCTATAAGCTCACCTATGTTAGGCTCGTTACGTTTGTCATATAAATCGGCAAAATGACTGTGCTCAGGAACCATGAAACGTTCTGATGCCATAGCACGTTCTGCACGTTCTATATTACCATCATAGTTTTTTAAATGTGCCTCATAACGTTCTGTATAGGTGTCAGAAACGTATTTAAGAAATAGCATCACAAGAATATAGTCTTTATACTGACTAGGATCTATGACTCCTCTAAAGGTATCGCAGGCTTGCCATACGACTCTATTAATATCTGTGGTTGAAATTTTATCACTCATGTTATATTGTTTTACTTTTAAGTTGAAGTTCTAATTTGGTTGTTTTTAGTTGATCTAGTTGTTTTATAATCCTGGTTTCTTGTTTTTTGAGCTGGTCTAGTGTAACAATTATATGTTGAGTTTTTAAATCAGGCACATCGATAGTAAGGTCACCTAAAATAGTTTTATTAATTGCGGGTAATACAGAACCACGTCCATATTTAATGAGTTCATTTTGAGTAGTACTCAAATTAATAAACCACACTAGGTATTTAGGCATAACCGTAGATTCTATGTTTTTCAACACCATAAAAATAGAAGAAGCAACCGCTGGTTGTTTCTCCCCTTGATAAGTATGTGCTGTAAAACCATGATGCCCTTTTGAAAGCACCAATACGTCTCCTTTCTCAAGAAAGTGTCTATCCATTTTAGAGGAGGGCATCAAACTAGGTGCTGTCTGAGTATCTATCTCATGAGAACTAATAAAATCCCGAGCGCTCAAGTAATAAATACTTCCCTCAGGATTTCTACGGCCATTAATACCAGATGTTATTTTCGCAATATTGCTTAACTTCATTTTATTTGTTGTTATTCGATTACAAAGATATAAGTTTTATTTGATATTATAAATTTATTTTATTGTTATAGATGTACAAAAATTAATTTTTTCTAAATTCTCTTAGTATTCACAGTAGTTAAGAGTGTCTAAAAAAAATTAAAAAATATTGTAATGAACTAAAAATCTATATGCTACCACAATATTTAAGTCAATATCCTAGCCTATCAGACATTAAAAAGAACCATAAGGCGCAAATTCCATCTAAGTACTCTAATTAAAATTACTCATGTTTTCAATTATCGATTAAAATTTGACAAACTGATTTTATATAACCTATAAATTGCACCCAGATTGGTGTTTGAGCTACCAACAAATGCTCTTATTTATAAAAATTAGTAATTATGTCAAAAAAACCAATGACTTCAAGTGCAGCAAGTAGAATACAATCATCAACTGCAAAAACATCAGGAACCGTATCTAAAAATAGCTTTGCTGCACGCGCGACAAGTGCAGCTACTAAAACAAAATAATTATGAGCGCATTTAA
The genomic region above belongs to Dokdonia sp. Dokd-P16 and contains:
- a CDS encoding restriction endonuclease subunit S, yielding MKEIIVEKIEGFKITKLGWIPEDWNIKKVVQLGKVVTGGTPSTSVGNYWKDDFTWYTPTDISNFGKYANLSKRQISKLGLENSSATLFPKGTIMVCTRATIGELAIASSEACTNQGFKNLIVDQFNDTNFLYYVILNSKQRLIRLSSGSTFLELGTNDFRNVTLPVPPLPEQKAIANCLSTWDTAITKLDTLIKAKQQLKKALMQQLLSGEKRLPGFVGEWETNRFDYFLGYNPRPVEKPFEPFTKLGIRSHCKGTFQNNDFKPEDIAITTLYLVEPDDLIVNITFAWEGAIAIVKDVDKGALVSHRFPTYTFKKDLSHVEYFRQFIQTKKFRFLLELISPGGAGRNRVLSKKELNKLKITIPSYEEQTAIAQVLNTADQEIALLTTQRNQLQLQKKGLMQQLLTGKKRLRING
- a CDS encoding Z1 domain-containing protein, with product MIFPKFKKTKGYDPALESCIIDTVDKLQKMETDVRHPALLLGNIQSGKTRCFIGIMALAFDQGYDMTIILTKGTRALANQTIRRLESEFEEQLLADEVKVYDILNMPTLTPWLLNQKLIIVVKKETNNLDRLQNLFEEYSAFKNKKTLFIDDEADFASNGFKRDKNADDGVSMNTLAVKISDIRQLFDKQYDFLQVTATPYNLYLQPEVIHLNGETYAPMRPKFTSLVPIHDKYVGGKVYFEDSELEGNPANFIHAPVTIDELEALSRSHATILRNVLYTPRLATLRNAVTSYFVAGAIRNIELGKVYKSSFLFHTEISKARHDWQMTLITEFLSQLQNEAKKDSLYFDEIIKSNYEAIKVSARLTREKVPSYQEVYDFVKDYLTKEYYGIVKVNSDNDIMSILGSDGQLRLDNPYNIFVGGYTLDRGITIANLLGFFYGRNPRIFQQDTVLQHSRMYGARAKDDVSVTRLYTTNRIHRAMARMHHLDAVTREAYVRGEHHDGVAFVERDPQNEIRPCAPNKILISDIEVIRPGKRFLPIGFTTGPIQTLKAVRKNLNNLIDAIPLDDRGTATISYGLAKEILSLIIHTLDFEEGYNWDVTTYVAMMKRFSHRANQAENREKVKVLIKHDRNISRIKASGAYTDNPDDGNKDTPLARQLANDTCALILLEQNGDKEKGWKNTPFWWPVLIAPSATPPAIVATNHE
- a CDS encoding type I restriction-modification system subunit M, with the protein product MSDKISTTDINRVVWQACDTFRGVIDPSQYKDYILVMLFLKYVSDTYTERYEAHLKNYDGNIERAERAMASERFMVPEHSHFADLYDKRNEPNIGELIDIALKDLEEANREKLTSSDGAGIFRNISFNSSNLGEKKDKNARLKNLLTDFNKLNLRPSALEGQDVLGDTYEYLISNFASDAGKKAGEFYTPKEVSILLARLTKSKSGARIYDPTCGSASLLIKAGKQVDSGDFSLYGQEANGSTWALAVMNMFLHGFDNASIRWGDTLRTPKHTEGDHLMKFDTVVANPPFSLDKWGQENAETDKYNRFSRGVPPKSKGDWAFILHMIESAYEDTGKIGVVVPHGVLFRGGAEGRIRRRVIEDNLLDAVIGLPANLFFGTGIPAAVLIFNKGKGDLTETLFIDASEEYDSGKNQNVLSTAHLDHIVDSYVRFRESKITTGVVEDKYSYVATREELEENEYNLNIPRYVDTFEEDAEVDITQVQTEIQQLEEGLKGIQAKMQEYLKELNL
- a CDS encoding restriction endonuclease subunit S — translated: MKLSNIAKITSGINGRRNPEGSIYYLSARDFISSHEIDTQTAPSLMPSSKMDRHFLEKGDVLVLSKGHHGFTAHTYQGEKQPAVASSIFMVLKNIESTVMPKYLVWFINLSTTQNELIKYGRGSVLPAINKTILGDLTIDVPDLKTQHIIVTLDQLKKQETRIIKQLDQLKTTKLELQLKSKTI